GAGTCTTCTATTCCTTAGCAGCGGTATTCTCAGCATCACTTAATTCCTATGCAGGTAAGGCACAAGATTTTTCCGTTGTTCCAAATAACCCTCAGCTCATCCCTGTAGATGCCGAAGAGTACTGTAAAGATTGACAGGAGCAGGAGAGCTCCTGCCAGTACCTTCTTATTTTTATCCGTCACCTTTACTACCCTCTCCTGTAACCTCAAGAACCTTGTCAACTATCTGGGAAAATGCTTTTGCAGAGCGGCTTTCTGGGTGTGATACTACTACCGGCACCCCTTTATCTCCAGCTTCAACAACTGTTGGTTCTACGGGTACTCTGCCGAGGAACGGAATTCCGAGCTCTTCTGCAGCCTTCTCTCCGCCGCCTTTCTTGAAGAGCTCTATCTCTTTTCCGCAGTGGGGGCAGATAAGGCCACTCATGTTTTCAACTATTCCGATAACAGGGACGTTCATCATTTTGGCAAAGCTAATGGACTTTCTCGTGTCAAGGAGTGAGACTTCCTGAGGTGTTGTTACAATGATAAACCCGTCCATCGGCTTTATTAGCTGTCCAACGCTTAGTGCCTCATCGCCTGTTCCCGGCGGAAGGTCAACTATGAGGAAGTCAAGCTCTCCCCAGTCAATTTCTGCCAAGAACTGCTTTATTGCCTGATGCTTGAGAGGGCCTCTCCACACTACAGGCTGGTCTGGATTTTCAAGGAGGAAGGCCATAGATACCACTCTTAAGTTTGGCATTCCAAGGGGAATGAAGGGCTTTATCGTCTGGGACTCTGGATCTGCAAAGAGCCTCTGACCTTCTGCACCAAGCATCTTGGCAACGTTTGGCCCGTGAAGGTCTGCATCAAGGAGGCCTACCTTAAATCCTCTTTTTGCGAGCTCCGTTGCAATGTTTGTTGCGACGGTCGTTTTTCCGACGCCTCCCTTACCGCTTAAGACGCCGATTTTGTGCTTTATCTTTGAAAGGTTGCACGTAAGTTTTACGTCCATTGGGTCCTGAGCTGTTTGACAGGCGCTTTTATGGGGACATCCTTCGCACTTTTTCTCGTCGTATCCCATATCTAACCTCCCAAGTGTTTGTGAACTATTCTAAAAAGTTCTGGGTAAGTATTCAGGGATGCTCCTATTATGTTCCCGGACTCTAAGAACTTCCTTT
The sequence above is a segment of the Phorcysia thermohydrogeniphila genome. Coding sequences within it:
- a CDS encoding thioredoxin, which produces MTDKNKKVLAGALLLLSIFTVLFGIYRDELRVIWNNGKILCLTCIGIK
- a CDS encoding Mrp/NBP35 family ATP-binding protein gives rise to the protein MGYDEKKCEGCPHKSACQTAQDPMDVKLTCNLSKIKHKIGVLSGKGGVGKTTVATNIATELAKRGFKVGLLDADLHGPNVAKMLGAEGQRLFADPESQTIKPFIPLGMPNLRVVSMAFLLENPDQPVVWRGPLKHQAIKQFLAEIDWGELDFLIVDLPPGTGDEALSVGQLIKPMDGFIIVTTPQEVSLLDTRKSISFAKMMNVPVIGIVENMSGLICPHCGKEIELFKKGGGEKAAEELGIPFLGRVPVEPTVVEAGDKGVPVVVSHPESRSAKAFSQIVDKVLEVTGEGSKGDG